From the genome of Adhaeribacter pallidiroseus:
CCAGCACCGCTGATTTTTTAAAAAAATTTAATCCGGAGCACTTCCGGAACGAAACCATCTTGTTAAAAGGAGCTCGAGTTTTTGAATTTGAGAAAATTGTAAATGCTTTTCAGCAGAAAATACACGGTACAGTACTCGAAGTAAACCTTGATGCTTTGGTACATAATTTAAATTTTTACCGATCCCGGCTCGCACCGGCTACTAAATTAATGGTAATGGTAAAAGCTTTTGCTTACGGCAGCGGTTCTTACGAAATTGCTAATTTACTACAATACCATCGGGTAGATTACCTGGCCGTAGCCTACACCGACGAAGGGATTTCGCTGCGCGAACACGGCATAAGTTTACCCATTATGGTAATGAACCCGGCCAGCGATTCTTTTGCTAAGTTGCAGCAATACCAACTGGAGCCCGAAATTTATTCCCTGTATATACTGGAAGCGTGTATTCAGGCTTTACCCAATGATTTACGGTACCAGCAAAATATTCATCTAAAGCTGGATACCGGCATGCACCGGCTCGGGTTTACCGAAGCTGATTTAGAAGAATTATTGACGCGTTTGGCCGCTACGTCGCAATTGCGGGTAGTGAGCATGTTTAGCCATTTAGCCGGGGCCGACGAAGTACAGCATAACGATTTTTCGCAACTACAGATAACTCGTTTTCGCCAGATGGCAGCTTACCTGGAAACGCGTTTGGGTTATTCCGTTAGCAAGCATATTTTAAATTCGGCGGGGATTGTGCGTTTCCCGGAGCACCAAATGGATATGGTTCGCCTGGGGATAGGCTTATACGGGATAGAAACAGCTGGAGCGAAGCAAAATGCCTTGCGGTTGGTAGGCCAGTTAAAAACTACGGTTTCGCAGGTAAAAGCCGTTGCGGCCGGTGATACGGTAGGTTACAGCCGCAAAGGAGTTGCCGATGAACCCAAGCAAATTGCTACCATTGCCATTGGCTACGCCGATGGGTATGACCGGCGGTTTGGAAATGGCGTGGGCCAGGTAGTAATTAATGGCCAGCGGGCCAGCACCATCGGTAATATTTGCATGGATATGAGCATGCTGGATGTAACCGGCCTGGAGGTAAAGGCCGGCGATAGCGTGGAAATATTCGGGGAAAATAGCAACCTGACCGCCATGGCGCAAAAAATTGGTACGATCCCTTACGAACTGCTAACCAACGTGAACGGGCGCGTAAAGCGGGTGTTTTACACGGAGTAAAAACCCTTTTGTAGTAGCTCTTTTAAAAATTGTTTTGACTAAGCGTAGTAATCTATCGGCAACAATTTTTTAAATTTTAATAAAGAAACAAATTAAAATTTACGCGTACTTTATCCTATGCATTCTCTTTCAAGAAGTTGTTATGCCTTGTATATGGTAGTGGTCTGATACATTATAAGCAGTAACACAAACAAAAAAGAGCTGCCCACTGGGCAACTCTTTTTTGTTTATTGCGGGTAACATATTTAGTCTTTTTTCACACAATTCGGTACTTTTTTACCGTTTTTGTTTTTCATTCCTTCTTTCTCGTAGCCATCCCAGCACGGATCTTTTTTATCGGAAGCTTTCTTTTTCGTAGCCATCTGGTTTTTTAGTTAGTGTACCATTGTTTTACGGATTAAAATGAATTCTGGCCGATGCAAAAAGTTATTTATTTGTACTTTTTTGATTTTATAGTAGCATAGGTGTAATAATTTTTAGAAATATCAAGATGTTGGAAGTTCTTGACCTAACTTGATATTAAACTTTACTAAATCTTATTAACAATTTTTTAACCGGAACTATCTCTCATTTAAGGCTTTTTTCTAGCTGTTTCCGGCATCGCGTGTAACTGTATTCCTTAAAATTGGGTAAGAGTAACCAAAATTAAAATTTAAGCCGGTATGTATTCAGCTAATAGTAACCGGCCTCTATTTAAATATGGCTTTTCTATAAAGCCCCTGAGTCTACTGCTTTAAGGCGGTGTTTACCGCCGCCAATGATTTTAGCCTGTTTTTAGTACGGCTGGTTTTATCCGTTTACCGTGGTACCTATCTATGCGCATAATACTCATGAAAAAACGCTATTTTCTATTAATCTTCACGCTTATTCTAACGGGTTGCGGTATTCAGGAGCGGGAAAAACTGGTGCAAAAAAAAGAAAAAGAACTAGCCCAAAAAGAACAGGAATTAATTACCCGGGAAGTCGCTTTACAACTGAAGGAAGCAAGCCTTGCTAAAAAACAACACCAGATCGATAGTACCCAAACCGATTCCGCGGCCATTAACTCTAACATTACCGGCTTATGGAATGTGCGGATGGTATGCGTCGAAACCACCTGCACCGGATCGGCCATTGGCGACACTAAATCCGAAACCTGGGATATTTTTTACCAAAACAACCAGGTGGTGGCCAAAGCCATGACCGACAATACCGTAACCAGAACCTACGAAGGTACTTACCAGGATAATCTTCTGGAATTGCGAGACAATATCGAGGTTTCTTCTCAAACCCCGGCTACCGAAATTGTAGTGCGATTAACGCCACAAAATGAAAATTCTCTGGAAGGACAACGCCAAATCATCCGTTCCGGCGACTGTAGAATTGTGTATTCCCTACAATTAGAGAAGGATAGTCCGATACCTTTTTAAATTAAAACTATGGTTTTATTAAGTGAGCTCAACTTTGAATTACCATTACGTAATCCGGTAATTATCTTTTCGCTGGTACTTTTTATTATTCTGTTTGCCCCCATTTTATTTAACAAAATAAAAGTGCCGCACATTATCGGGCTGATAATCGCGGGCGTTATTGTGGGGCCACATGGCTTAAATTTACTGCGCCGGGACGCTAGTATTTTACTATTTGGTACGGTAGGCTTGCTGTACATCATGTTTCTGGCGGGCCTGGAAATCGACCTGAAAGAGTTTAGCAAGAATAAATTTAAAATTCTGGTTTTTGGCCTGACTACTTTTATACTGCCTCTGGTTTTCGGGGCTTTGGCCAGTTATTATATTCTGGATTATAGTTTAATGTCGTCGGTGCTGCTGGCCAGCATGTTTTCGACGCACACCTTAATCTCGTACCCTATTGCCAGTCGCTACGGTATTACCCGCAACCGGGCTGTTACCTTAACCATTGGCGGCACCATGATTACCGATATTCTGGCGCTATTAATTCTAGCAACCATTGCCGGCATGACCAAAGGCGAGGTGTCGACGGCTTACTGGCTTCGCTTAGGTATTTCGTCGCTGGTATTTGTGGGCATTGTGTTTTTTATTTTTCCGTTTATCATTCGCTGGTTTTTTAAACGTTTCGACGATAATGTGTCGCAGTATATTTTTGTGCTGGCCATTGTTTTTCTGGCCTCCTTCCTGGCCGAAGCCGCCGGGGTAGAAGCCATTATCGGCGCTTTTTTCTCGGGGTTGGTATTAAACCGCTTTGTGCCGCATTCGTCGCCGCTCATGAACCGCATCGATTTTGTGGGCAATGCCCTGTTTATTCCTTTTTTCCTGATCAGTGTGGGCATGCTGGTAGATGTTACCGTGCTGGTAAAAGGCTGGGGCGCGATAAAAGTGGCGGGTGTAGTGGTGGCCGTAGCTGTAAGTACCAAGTACCTGGCCGCCTGGCTGACGCAGAAGTTTTTTAAACTTTCGGCTGACGAAGGGAAAATGATTTTTGGCTTAAGTACCTCGCACGCTGCGGCGACGCTCGCTATTATTTTGGTAGGCTATAACATTATTATCGGGGAAACGCAAAGCGGCGAACCTATTCGGCTTTTAAACGAAGACGTGTTAAA
Proteins encoded in this window:
- a CDS encoding cation:proton antiporter produces the protein MVLLSELNFELPLRNPVIIFSLVLFIILFAPILFNKIKVPHIIGLIIAGVIVGPHGLNLLRRDASILLFGTVGLLYIMFLAGLEIDLKEFSKNKFKILVFGLTTFILPLVFGALASYYILDYSLMSSVLLASMFSTHTLISYPIASRYGITRNRAVTLTIGGTMITDILALLILATIAGMTKGEVSTAYWLRLGISSLVFVGIVFFIFPFIIRWFFKRFDDNVSQYIFVLAIVFLASFLAEAAGVEAIIGAFFSGLVLNRFVPHSSPLMNRIDFVGNALFIPFFLISVGMLVDVTVLVKGWGAIKVAGVVVAVAVSTKYLAAWLTQKFFKLSADEGKMIFGLSTSHAAATLAIILVGYNIIIGETQSGEPIRLLNEDVLNGTILLILVSCAISSFVVEKASRQLATLEEAEQDIATDEPDERILVSLAYPETVNNLADLAFLLKPHKSNMPIYALHVNHEQGISESNQAIGKKMMENVIKHAAATDNTIIPINRFDLNISNGIIYTVKEHNITDLIIGLHHLAHTSKRFLGPVAEKILERTPINVLIYKAAQPINTLKRILVAVPPKAEYEQGFPHWFNRLQTIARGTGLPLLIYAETKTLKKLRQLNEESKSPLTIDFEIFDKWEEFLIFSREVRLDDLFIIISSRKGHLSYNPEVEKLPHYLTKYFAQISYIILYPEQLEGEPDYNLKSLEENAEFMNRAGSYVKNIFATGSEQEKRS